A region of Bacillus cabrialesii DNA encodes the following proteins:
- a CDS encoding MBL fold metallo-hydrolase: MTTADVIAIRVPTPFAVGDVLVYLVKGDALTLIDVGPNTKEAVRALQEQLAAVNVKMSDIEQVVLTHHHADHTGLLDVFPDGIEVIGHPFNEPYISRNQTFMDWQKRFFQKLLPELGVPFDTGKADKLIRSAYAFSCTRSLTKTVREGMSIDGLEGWSVLEMPGHAESHIVLFHEKSGRMLGGDLLLANSSSNPILEAPKAGDIRSKPLVDYQRSLRRLSELDPTIVFPGHGETITSVQTLIEKRFDKQRNRTEDVRRMLEEKPMTAFQVCQQLFPSVYEKELFLTMSETAGHLDVLESEEAITSYREGNTAYFKTIKR; the protein is encoded by the coding sequence ATGACAACTGCAGATGTAATTGCGATACGCGTCCCGACGCCATTTGCTGTCGGCGATGTTCTCGTTTACTTAGTAAAAGGCGATGCGCTGACACTTATCGATGTTGGGCCGAATACAAAGGAGGCTGTCAGAGCCCTTCAAGAGCAGCTTGCCGCTGTAAATGTGAAAATGTCAGATATTGAGCAGGTTGTACTGACTCACCATCACGCTGATCATACAGGCTTGCTTGATGTCTTTCCTGATGGAATCGAAGTGATTGGACATCCGTTCAACGAACCTTATATCAGCCGAAATCAAACTTTTATGGATTGGCAAAAACGTTTTTTTCAAAAACTGCTGCCGGAATTAGGCGTTCCTTTTGATACGGGTAAGGCAGATAAGCTGATTCGGTCCGCGTACGCATTTTCCTGTACGAGATCCCTGACGAAAACAGTCAGAGAAGGCATGAGCATTGATGGGCTTGAGGGCTGGTCGGTTTTGGAGATGCCCGGACATGCCGAATCACATATCGTTCTTTTCCATGAAAAAAGCGGGAGAATGCTTGGCGGCGATCTTCTGCTGGCCAACAGCTCGTCTAATCCGATTCTGGAAGCGCCGAAAGCGGGAGACATAAGGTCAAAGCCCTTAGTGGATTATCAGCGGTCTTTGCGAAGGCTTTCTGAACTTGATCCAACAATCGTGTTTCCAGGTCACGGCGAGACGATCACGAGCGTACAAACACTGATTGAGAAGCGGTTTGACAAGCAGAGAAATAGGACGGAGGATGTGCGGCGCATGCTGGAAGAAAAGCCGATGACCGCTTTTCAGGTTTGTCAGCAGCTTTTTCCTTCTGTGTATGAAAAGGAATTATTTTTAACGATGTCAGAAACGGCGGGGCATCTTGATGTGCTGGAGAGTGAGGAAGCCATCACGTCATATCGGGAAGGAAATACTGCATACTTTAAAACAATAAAGAGGTGA
- a CDS encoding SDR family NAD(P)-dependent oxidoreductase, with the protein MKHIEGKRIWITGASGGLGERIAYLCAAEGAHVVLSARREDRLLEIKRKITEEWSGQCEIFPLDVGRLEDVALVRDQIGSVDVLINNAGFGIFETVLDSTLDDMKAMFDVNVFGLIACTKAVLPQMLEKKRGHIINIASQAGKIATPKSSLYSATKHAVLGYSNALRMELSGTGIYVTTVNPGPIQTDFFSIADKGGDYVKNVSRWMLDPDDVAAQITAAIFTNKREINLPRLMNAGTKLYQLFPALVEKLAGRAFMKK; encoded by the coding sequence GTGAAACATATAGAGGGAAAGCGGATTTGGATAACCGGCGCTTCAGGAGGGCTCGGTGAAAGAATCGCATACTTATGCGCGGCTGAAGGTGCCCATGTCGTGCTGTCAGCAAGACGTGAGGATCGTTTGCTTGAAATAAAAAGGAAAATAACCGAGGAATGGAGCGGCCAGTGTGAGATTTTTCCCCTCGATGTCGGCCGCCTAGAGGATGTTGCTCTTGTCCGCGATCAGATCGGATCGGTGGATGTGCTGATCAACAATGCGGGCTTCGGTATTTTTGAAACGGTTTTAGACTCGACACTGGATGACATGAAAGCGATGTTTGATGTGAATGTCTTCGGCCTGATCGCCTGTACAAAAGCTGTGCTTCCGCAAATGCTTGAGAAAAAAAGGGGCCATATCATCAATATCGCTTCTCAAGCGGGAAAAATTGCAACACCGAAGTCGAGTCTTTATTCCGCGACAAAACATGCCGTGCTCGGCTACTCAAACGCTTTACGGATGGAGCTATCGGGAACAGGCATTTATGTGACAACAGTCAATCCGGGACCGATTCAGACGGACTTTTTTTCCATTGCTGATAAAGGCGGGGACTACGTCAAAAATGTCAGCCGCTGGATGCTTGATCCCGATGACGTGGCAGCTCAAATTACAGCTGCAATTTTCACGAACAAACGGGAGATCAATCTTCCGCGCTTAATGAATGCCGGCACCAAGCTGTATCAATTGTTTCCTGCTCTCGTTGAAAAGCTGGCAGGACGCGCGTTTATGAAAAAATAA
- the proC gene encoding pyrroline-5-carboxylate reductase: MKKIGFVGAGSMAEAMINGFLQSGITKPEHIYITNRSNDERLIELKETYGVRPCRDKNEFFTQTDIIILAFKPKDAAESIDSIRPYIKDQLVISVLAGLTIETIQHYFGRRLAIIRVMPNTSAAIRKSATGFSVSAEASQDDIIAATALLETIGDATLVEEPHLDAVTAIAGSGPAYVYRYIEAMEKAAQKVGLDEETAKALILQTMAGATEMLLQSGKQPAQLRKEITSPGGTTEAGLRALQESRFEEAIIHCIEETAKRSAEIKEQFAGAALERHS, from the coding sequence ATGAAAAAGATAGGATTTGTCGGCGCCGGGTCCATGGCAGAAGCAATGATTAACGGTTTTTTGCAAAGCGGCATTACAAAACCAGAACATATCTATATCACAAACCGCTCAAATGACGAGCGTCTGATTGAATTAAAGGAAACGTACGGCGTGCGTCCATGCAGAGATAAAAATGAGTTTTTCACTCAAACCGATATCATCATTCTCGCTTTTAAACCGAAGGACGCGGCGGAAAGCATTGACAGCATCCGTCCGTATATCAAGGACCAGCTTGTGATTTCAGTGCTTGCAGGCCTTACCATTGAAACAATTCAGCACTATTTTGGCAGGCGGCTCGCGATCATTCGCGTCATGCCTAATACATCGGCAGCCATCAGAAAATCAGCAACCGGATTTTCCGTAAGCGCGGAAGCAAGTCAGGATGATATTATCGCCGCAACGGCTTTATTGGAAACAATCGGTGATGCCACACTGGTTGAGGAACCGCATCTTGACGCTGTCACGGCGATCGCCGGAAGCGGTCCGGCCTACGTGTACCGTTATATTGAGGCAATGGAAAAAGCGGCGCAGAAAGTAGGATTGGATGAGGAAACAGCAAAAGCGCTTATTTTGCAGACAATGGCGGGGGCGACGGAGATGCTCCTCCAAAGCGGCAAACAGCCCGCACAGCTCCGCAAGGAAATCACGAGTCCGGGGGGCACAACAGAGGCAGGCCTTCGTGCTTTACAGGAATCCCGCTTTGAAGAAGCGATTATTCACTGTATTGAAGAGACCGCTAAACGCAGCGCGGAGATCAAAGAGCAGTTTGCCGGAGCGGCTTTAGAGAGGCATTCATAA
- the dsdA gene encoding D-serine ammonia-lyase has product MSINQEALHVLLKDPFIQKLIDAEPVFWANPGKKEDPLFHADEWESEIAEAEKRLRRFAPYIAEVFPETKDAKGMIESPLFEMQHMKEKLEAAYQQPFPGKWLLKCDHELPISGSIKARGGIYEVLKHAEKLALQEGMLQETDDYRILQEERFADFFSRYSIAVGSTGNLGLSIGIIGAALGFRVTVHMSADAKQWKKDLLRQKGVNVMEYESDYSEAVKAGRRQAEQDPFCYFIDDEHSRQLFLGYAVAASRLKTQLDCMNIQPSLETPLFVYLPCGVGGGPGGVAFGLKLLYGDHVHVFFAEPTHSPCMLLGLYSGLHEQISVQNIGLDNRTAADGLAVGRPSGFVGKLIEPLLSGCYTVEDDTLYTLLHMLAVSENQYLEPSALAGMFGPIQLFSTEEGRRCMQKHHMEHAVHVVWGTGGSMVPQEEMAGYNRIGADLLKNEMKK; this is encoded by the coding sequence ATGTCGATCAATCAAGAAGCCCTTCATGTTCTGCTCAAAGATCCGTTCATTCAGAAACTGATTGACGCAGAGCCTGTTTTCTGGGCAAATCCGGGGAAGAAAGAGGACCCGTTATTTCATGCAGATGAGTGGGAAAGTGAGATAGCGGAGGCGGAAAAAAGGCTGCGTCGATTTGCTCCTTATATTGCCGAGGTGTTTCCTGAGACGAAAGATGCCAAAGGAATGATCGAGTCTCCGCTTTTTGAAATGCAGCATATGAAGGAAAAGCTTGAAGCGGCATATCAGCAGCCATTTCCGGGAAAATGGCTTTTAAAGTGCGACCATGAGCTTCCGATTTCAGGCTCGATTAAAGCGCGGGGCGGGATTTATGAAGTATTAAAGCATGCTGAAAAGCTGGCGCTTCAAGAAGGAATGCTTCAGGAAACCGATGATTACCGCATTTTACAGGAAGAGCGGTTTGCCGATTTTTTCTCCCGCTATTCGATCGCTGTCGGTTCGACTGGAAACTTGGGGTTAAGCATCGGCATCATCGGCGCCGCACTCGGATTTCGCGTGACAGTGCATATGTCCGCTGACGCTAAGCAGTGGAAAAAGGATCTCCTTCGCCAAAAGGGTGTCAATGTCATGGAGTATGAATCGGATTACAGTGAAGCGGTGAAAGCAGGGAGACGGCAGGCGGAACAAGATCCATTCTGTTATTTCATTGATGATGAACATTCCCGCCAGCTGTTTTTAGGATATGCTGTGGCTGCCAGCCGCTTAAAAACGCAGCTCGACTGTATGAATATACAACCAAGTCTTGAGACACCGCTGTTTGTCTATCTGCCATGCGGTGTCGGCGGAGGTCCGGGCGGTGTGGCATTTGGACTGAAGCTTTTATATGGAGACCATGTTCATGTGTTTTTTGCCGAGCCGACTCATTCACCGTGTATGCTGCTGGGACTTTATTCCGGCCTCCACGAGCAGATTTCTGTCCAGAATATCGGTCTTGATAATCGGACGGCTGCTGACGGGCTTGCCGTAGGGAGACCTTCAGGATTTGTCGGCAAGCTCATTGAACCTCTTTTGAGCGGCTGTTATACCGTAGAGGACGATACGCTTTATACCTTGCTTCATATGCTGGCTGTATCTGAAAATCAATATTTAGAACCCTCTGCTCTTGCGGGCATGTTTGGGCCAATTCAGCTTTTTTCGACAGAAGAGGGAAGACGCTGCATGCAGAAACATCACATGGAACATGCCGTACATGTCGTCTGGGGAACGGGAGGAAGCATGGTTCCACAAGAAGAAATGGCCGGGTATAACCGAATTGGCGCGGATTTGCTGAAAAACGAAATGAAAAAATAA